The Argentina anserina chromosome 3, drPotAnse1.1, whole genome shotgun sequence genome includes a region encoding these proteins:
- the LOC126789401 gene encoding katanin p80 WD40 repeat-containing subunit B1 homolog KTN80.2-like isoform X2, producing the protein MAKRAYKLQEFVAHSDNINCLNIGKKACRLYVTGGDDHKVNLWTIGKPTALMSLTGHTSPVESVAFNSAEVLVLAGASTGATKIWDLEEAKMVRTLTGHRSSVSAVEFHPFGEFFASGSMDTNLKIWDIRKKGCIHTYKGHTQGISTIRFTPDGRWVVSGGFDNVVKVWDLTAGKLLHDFKFHEGHIRSIDFHPLEFLLATGSADRTVKFWDLETFELIGSTRPEPTGVRSITFHPDGRTIFSGSDDSLKVYSWEPVISHDSVDMGWSRLADLCIHDGKLLGCSYYRNSIGVWVADVSLIKPYGAGSTPEKNDCFDEKSHVKLQGIMEKVETGISGPGLRCMSPDYDSKEVKNIYVDCGKPITSQRINSSKVLPPLDLKETSAKKQIPAAGLIPKSNEKTVNKSLVMPNVVPRISPNVKDSANSGIESVAFSKTRRGMLLRPAHVRSPSNSKVDMEKLPLAVESLNFSSRTINLDDAGGLSSQIKSVSKDSDSESCKDKHSAIKSVEEKFEAVSSLKRPSDKETRNGSLNNSKESPVKVVNGVAVVSGRTRTLVERFERRERFSSDDDQATGIIGPVIPECQATSVSCTVIPDDHASSISSPVMPEDQATSICSPVIHEMDKTFTVQREEPHISGRDMSSANNDPTEDLMQTHDAFLSTLRSRLTKLQVVRHFWERNDIKGAISAIRKLPDHAVQADVISVLLEKMDILTLDLFSCLLPVLLGLLDSKIERHANVSLEMLLKLVAVFGPVIRSTISAPPAVGVNLVAEQRLECCKQCFIHLQKIQKILPVFVRKGGVLARCARELNLILQES; encoded by the exons ATGGCGAAGCGTGCGTACAAGCTGC AGGAGTTTGTGGCGCATTCGGACAATATTAACTGTCTAAATATTGGGAAAAAGGCCTGCCGACTTTACGTCACAGGCGGTGATGATCACAAAGTCAATTTATGGACAATTGGCAAGCCTACTGCGTTAATG AGTCTCACTGGTCATACAAGTCCAGTTGAATCTGTAGCTTTTAATTCGGCTGAAGTTTTGGTGCTTGCTGGAGCTTCTACTGGCGCTACAAAAATATGGGATCTGGAGGAAGCAAAGA TGGTTCGCACACTTACTGGGCACAGGTCCAGCGTTTCTGCAGTTGAATTTCATCCATTTGGTGAGTTTTTTGCTTCTGGCTCCATGGACACTAATCTCAAGATCTGGGACATTAGAAAGAAGGGATGCATCCACACATACAAAGGTCATACTCAAGGCATTAGTACTATTAGATTCACTCCTGACGGTCGATGGGTTGTTTCTGGTGGGTTTGACAATGTTGTAAAG GTGTGGGATCTAACTGCCGGGAAGCTCTTGCATGATTTTAAATTCCATGAAGGACATATTCGGTCAATAGATTTTCATCCCCTTGAGTTTCTCTTGGCCACAG GCTCAGCAGACAGAACTGTGAAATTTTGGGATTTGGAAACTTTTGAACTGATTGGATCTACCAGGCCCGAG CCTACAGGAGTACGCTCAATTACTTTCCACCCTGATGGGAGGACAATATTTTCTGGATCGGACGACAGTTTGAAG GTGTATTCATGGGAGCCTGTAATATCTCATGATTCTGTTGATATGGGATGGTCAAGACTTGCTGACTTGTGCATTCATGATGGAAAGCTATTGGGATGCTCTTACTATCGAAATTCTATTGGAGTCTGGGTTGCAGACGTTTCG CTTATTAAGCCATATGGAGCTGGTTCAACACCTGAGAAAAATGACTGTTTCGATGAGAAATCTCATGTAAAGTTGCAAGGAATTATGGAGAAGGTAGAGACTGGTATTAGTGGTCCGGGGTTGCGCTGTATGTCTCCTGATTATGACTCAAAGGAAGTAAAGAACATATATGTTGATT GTGGAAAGCCAATTACCTCACAGAGAATTAATTCTTCAAAAGTCTTACCTCCATTGGATTTAAAGGAAACCAGTGCTAAGAAGCAGATTCCTGCAGCAGGGTTGATCCCAAAGTCTAATGAAAAGACGGTCAATAAATCCCTGGTTATGCCTAACGTCGTGCCCCGAATCAGTCCCAATGTAAAAGACTCGGCTAACTCTGGAATAGAATCTGTTGCATTTTCCAAAACTAGGCGTGGTATGTTGCTCAGACCAGCTCATGTGCGAAGCCCATCAAATAGCAAAGTTGACATGGAGAAACTGCCATTGGCCGTTGAGTCCCTAAATTTTAGCAGTAGGACGATTAACTTAGATGATGCAGGAGGTCTCAGTTCCCAAATCAAATCTGTATCAAAAGATAGTGATAGTGAGTCCTGTAAGGACAAGCATTCTGCAATCAAGAGTGTGGAAGAGAAATTTGAAGCAGTTTCATCACTGAAGAGGCCCTCTGATAAGGAAACCA GAAATGGATCCCTCAATAACAGCAAGGAAAGCCCTGTTAAAGTTGTCAATGGAG TTGCTGTTGTATCAGGAAGGACTCGCACCCTGGTTGAGAGATTTGAAAGGAGGGAGAGATTTAGTAGTGATGACGATCAAGCAACTGGCATAATTGGCCCAGTGATACCTGAATGTCAAGCGACCAGTGTATCTTGTACTGTGATACCTGATGATCACGCAAGTAGTATATCTAGTCCTGTGATGCCTGAAGATCAAGCAACTAGCATATGCAGTCCAGTGATACATGAAATGGACAAAACATTCACCGTGCAG CGAGAAGAACCTCATATTTCTGGGAGGGACATGTCATCTGCAAACAACGATCCTACTGAAGATCTGATGCAAACTCATGATGCATTCCTAAGTACCCTTCGATCCCGCCTGACAAAATTGCAG GTGGTGAGGCATTTTTGGGAACGAAATGATATTAAAGGTGCCATCAGTGCCATCAGAAAACTGCCAGATCACGCG GTACAAGCAGACGTTATTAGTGTTCTCCTGGAGAAAATGGATATACTGACATTAGATCTCTTTTCGTGTTTGCTGCCTGTGCTACTGGGCTTACTTGATAGCAAAATTGAGAG GCATGCAAATGTGTCATTGGAGATGCTGTTGAAGCTAGTAGCAGTCTTTGGCCCAGTGATACGATCTACCATTTCAGCACCTCCAGCGGTCGGGGTCAATTTAGTGGCAGAGCAAAG GCTGGAATGCTGCAAACAATGTTTTATACACCTGCAAAAGATTCAGAAAATTCTCCCCGTCTTTGTAAG GAAGGGGGGTGTGCTGGCAAGATGTGCTAGAGAACTGAATCTAATTCTTCAAGAGTCGTGA
- the LOC126789401 gene encoding katanin p80 WD40 repeat-containing subunit B1 homolog KTN80.2-like isoform X1: protein MAKRAYKLQEFVAHSDNINCLNIGKKACRLYVTGGDDHKVNLWTIGKPTALMSLTGHTSPVESVAFNSAEVLVLAGASTGATKIWDLEEAKMVRTLTGHRSSVSAVEFHPFGEFFASGSMDTNLKIWDIRKKGCIHTYKGHTQGISTIRFTPDGRWVVSGGFDNVVKVWDLTAGKLLHDFKFHEGHIRSIDFHPLEFLLATGSADRTVKFWDLETFELIGSTRPEPTGVRSITFHPDGRTIFSGSDDSLKVYSWEPVISHDSVDMGWSRLADLCIHDGKLLGCSYYRNSIGVWVADVSLIKPYGAGSTPEKNDCFDEKSHVKLQGIMEKVETGISGPGLRCMSPDYDSKEVKNIYVDSAGGKPITSQRINSSKVLPPLDLKETSAKKQIPAAGLIPKSNEKTVNKSLVMPNVVPRISPNVKDSANSGIESVAFSKTRRGMLLRPAHVRSPSNSKVDMEKLPLAVESLNFSSRTINLDDAGGLSSQIKSVSKDSDSESCKDKHSAIKSVEEKFEAVSSLKRPSDKETRNGSLNNSKESPVKVVNGVAVVSGRTRTLVERFERRERFSSDDDQATGIIGPVIPECQATSVSCTVIPDDHASSISSPVMPEDQATSICSPVIHEMDKTFTVQREEPHISGRDMSSANNDPTEDLMQTHDAFLSTLRSRLTKLQVVRHFWERNDIKGAISAIRKLPDHAVQADVISVLLEKMDILTLDLFSCLLPVLLGLLDSKIERHANVSLEMLLKLVAVFGPVIRSTISAPPAVGVNLVAEQRLECCKQCFIHLQKIQKILPVFVRKGGVLARCARELNLILQES, encoded by the exons ATGGCGAAGCGTGCGTACAAGCTGC AGGAGTTTGTGGCGCATTCGGACAATATTAACTGTCTAAATATTGGGAAAAAGGCCTGCCGACTTTACGTCACAGGCGGTGATGATCACAAAGTCAATTTATGGACAATTGGCAAGCCTACTGCGTTAATG AGTCTCACTGGTCATACAAGTCCAGTTGAATCTGTAGCTTTTAATTCGGCTGAAGTTTTGGTGCTTGCTGGAGCTTCTACTGGCGCTACAAAAATATGGGATCTGGAGGAAGCAAAGA TGGTTCGCACACTTACTGGGCACAGGTCCAGCGTTTCTGCAGTTGAATTTCATCCATTTGGTGAGTTTTTTGCTTCTGGCTCCATGGACACTAATCTCAAGATCTGGGACATTAGAAAGAAGGGATGCATCCACACATACAAAGGTCATACTCAAGGCATTAGTACTATTAGATTCACTCCTGACGGTCGATGGGTTGTTTCTGGTGGGTTTGACAATGTTGTAAAG GTGTGGGATCTAACTGCCGGGAAGCTCTTGCATGATTTTAAATTCCATGAAGGACATATTCGGTCAATAGATTTTCATCCCCTTGAGTTTCTCTTGGCCACAG GCTCAGCAGACAGAACTGTGAAATTTTGGGATTTGGAAACTTTTGAACTGATTGGATCTACCAGGCCCGAG CCTACAGGAGTACGCTCAATTACTTTCCACCCTGATGGGAGGACAATATTTTCTGGATCGGACGACAGTTTGAAG GTGTATTCATGGGAGCCTGTAATATCTCATGATTCTGTTGATATGGGATGGTCAAGACTTGCTGACTTGTGCATTCATGATGGAAAGCTATTGGGATGCTCTTACTATCGAAATTCTATTGGAGTCTGGGTTGCAGACGTTTCG CTTATTAAGCCATATGGAGCTGGTTCAACACCTGAGAAAAATGACTGTTTCGATGAGAAATCTCATGTAAAGTTGCAAGGAATTATGGAGAAGGTAGAGACTGGTATTAGTGGTCCGGGGTTGCGCTGTATGTCTCCTGATTATGACTCAAAGGAAGTAAAGAACATATATGTTGATT CTGCAGGTGGAAAGCCAATTACCTCACAGAGAATTAATTCTTCAAAAGTCTTACCTCCATTGGATTTAAAGGAAACCAGTGCTAAGAAGCAGATTCCTGCAGCAGGGTTGATCCCAAAGTCTAATGAAAAGACGGTCAATAAATCCCTGGTTATGCCTAACGTCGTGCCCCGAATCAGTCCCAATGTAAAAGACTCGGCTAACTCTGGAATAGAATCTGTTGCATTTTCCAAAACTAGGCGTGGTATGTTGCTCAGACCAGCTCATGTGCGAAGCCCATCAAATAGCAAAGTTGACATGGAGAAACTGCCATTGGCCGTTGAGTCCCTAAATTTTAGCAGTAGGACGATTAACTTAGATGATGCAGGAGGTCTCAGTTCCCAAATCAAATCTGTATCAAAAGATAGTGATAGTGAGTCCTGTAAGGACAAGCATTCTGCAATCAAGAGTGTGGAAGAGAAATTTGAAGCAGTTTCATCACTGAAGAGGCCCTCTGATAAGGAAACCA GAAATGGATCCCTCAATAACAGCAAGGAAAGCCCTGTTAAAGTTGTCAATGGAG TTGCTGTTGTATCAGGAAGGACTCGCACCCTGGTTGAGAGATTTGAAAGGAGGGAGAGATTTAGTAGTGATGACGATCAAGCAACTGGCATAATTGGCCCAGTGATACCTGAATGTCAAGCGACCAGTGTATCTTGTACTGTGATACCTGATGATCACGCAAGTAGTATATCTAGTCCTGTGATGCCTGAAGATCAAGCAACTAGCATATGCAGTCCAGTGATACATGAAATGGACAAAACATTCACCGTGCAG CGAGAAGAACCTCATATTTCTGGGAGGGACATGTCATCTGCAAACAACGATCCTACTGAAGATCTGATGCAAACTCATGATGCATTCCTAAGTACCCTTCGATCCCGCCTGACAAAATTGCAG GTGGTGAGGCATTTTTGGGAACGAAATGATATTAAAGGTGCCATCAGTGCCATCAGAAAACTGCCAGATCACGCG GTACAAGCAGACGTTATTAGTGTTCTCCTGGAGAAAATGGATATACTGACATTAGATCTCTTTTCGTGTTTGCTGCCTGTGCTACTGGGCTTACTTGATAGCAAAATTGAGAG GCATGCAAATGTGTCATTGGAGATGCTGTTGAAGCTAGTAGCAGTCTTTGGCCCAGTGATACGATCTACCATTTCAGCACCTCCAGCGGTCGGGGTCAATTTAGTGGCAGAGCAAAG GCTGGAATGCTGCAAACAATGTTTTATACACCTGCAAAAGATTCAGAAAATTCTCCCCGTCTTTGTAAG GAAGGGGGGTGTGCTGGCAAGATGTGCTAGAGAACTGAATCTAATTCTTCAAGAGTCGTGA
- the LOC126789401 gene encoding katanin p80 WD40 repeat-containing subunit B1 homolog KTN80.2-like isoform X4 has product MGSGGSKDVVVRTLTGHRSSVSAVEFHPFGEFFASGSMDTNLKIWDIRKKGCIHTYKGHTQGISTIRFTPDGRWVVSGGFDNVVKVWDLTAGKLLHDFKFHEGHIRSIDFHPLEFLLATGSADRTVKFWDLETFELIGSTRPEPTGVRSITFHPDGRTIFSGSDDSLKVYSWEPVISHDSVDMGWSRLADLCIHDGKLLGCSYYRNSIGVWVADVSLIKPYGAGSTPEKNDCFDEKSHVKLQGIMEKVETGISGPGLRCMSPDYDSKEVKNIYVDSAGGKPITSQRINSSKVLPPLDLKETSAKKQIPAAGLIPKSNEKTVNKSLVMPNVVPRISPNVKDSANSGIESVAFSKTRRGMLLRPAHVRSPSNSKVDMEKLPLAVESLNFSSRTINLDDAGGLSSQIKSVSKDSDSESCKDKHSAIKSVEEKFEAVSSLKRPSDKETRNGSLNNSKESPVKVVNGVAVVSGRTRTLVERFERRERFSSDDDQATGIIGPVIPECQATSVSCTVIPDDHASSISSPVMPEDQATSICSPVIHEMDKTFTVQREEPHISGRDMSSANNDPTEDLMQTHDAFLSTLRSRLTKLQVVRHFWERNDIKGAISAIRKLPDHAVQADVISVLLEKMDILTLDLFSCLLPVLLGLLDSKIERHANVSLEMLLKLVAVFGPVIRSTISAPPAVGVNLVAEQRLECCKQCFIHLQKIQKILPVFVRKGGVLARCARELNLILQES; this is encoded by the exons ATGGGATCTGGAGGAAGCAAAGA TGTAGTGGTTCGCACACTTACTGGGCACAGGTCCAGCGTTTCTGCAGTTGAATTTCATCCATTTGGTGAGTTTTTTGCTTCTGGCTCCATGGACACTAATCTCAAGATCTGGGACATTAGAAAGAAGGGATGCATCCACACATACAAAGGTCATACTCAAGGCATTAGTACTATTAGATTCACTCCTGACGGTCGATGGGTTGTTTCTGGTGGGTTTGACAATGTTGTAAAG GTGTGGGATCTAACTGCCGGGAAGCTCTTGCATGATTTTAAATTCCATGAAGGACATATTCGGTCAATAGATTTTCATCCCCTTGAGTTTCTCTTGGCCACAG GCTCAGCAGACAGAACTGTGAAATTTTGGGATTTGGAAACTTTTGAACTGATTGGATCTACCAGGCCCGAG CCTACAGGAGTACGCTCAATTACTTTCCACCCTGATGGGAGGACAATATTTTCTGGATCGGACGACAGTTTGAAG GTGTATTCATGGGAGCCTGTAATATCTCATGATTCTGTTGATATGGGATGGTCAAGACTTGCTGACTTGTGCATTCATGATGGAAAGCTATTGGGATGCTCTTACTATCGAAATTCTATTGGAGTCTGGGTTGCAGACGTTTCG CTTATTAAGCCATATGGAGCTGGTTCAACACCTGAGAAAAATGACTGTTTCGATGAGAAATCTCATGTAAAGTTGCAAGGAATTATGGAGAAGGTAGAGACTGGTATTAGTGGTCCGGGGTTGCGCTGTATGTCTCCTGATTATGACTCAAAGGAAGTAAAGAACATATATGTTGATT CTGCAGGTGGAAAGCCAATTACCTCACAGAGAATTAATTCTTCAAAAGTCTTACCTCCATTGGATTTAAAGGAAACCAGTGCTAAGAAGCAGATTCCTGCAGCAGGGTTGATCCCAAAGTCTAATGAAAAGACGGTCAATAAATCCCTGGTTATGCCTAACGTCGTGCCCCGAATCAGTCCCAATGTAAAAGACTCGGCTAACTCTGGAATAGAATCTGTTGCATTTTCCAAAACTAGGCGTGGTATGTTGCTCAGACCAGCTCATGTGCGAAGCCCATCAAATAGCAAAGTTGACATGGAGAAACTGCCATTGGCCGTTGAGTCCCTAAATTTTAGCAGTAGGACGATTAACTTAGATGATGCAGGAGGTCTCAGTTCCCAAATCAAATCTGTATCAAAAGATAGTGATAGTGAGTCCTGTAAGGACAAGCATTCTGCAATCAAGAGTGTGGAAGAGAAATTTGAAGCAGTTTCATCACTGAAGAGGCCCTCTGATAAGGAAACCA GAAATGGATCCCTCAATAACAGCAAGGAAAGCCCTGTTAAAGTTGTCAATGGAG TTGCTGTTGTATCAGGAAGGACTCGCACCCTGGTTGAGAGATTTGAAAGGAGGGAGAGATTTAGTAGTGATGACGATCAAGCAACTGGCATAATTGGCCCAGTGATACCTGAATGTCAAGCGACCAGTGTATCTTGTACTGTGATACCTGATGATCACGCAAGTAGTATATCTAGTCCTGTGATGCCTGAAGATCAAGCAACTAGCATATGCAGTCCAGTGATACATGAAATGGACAAAACATTCACCGTGCAG CGAGAAGAACCTCATATTTCTGGGAGGGACATGTCATCTGCAAACAACGATCCTACTGAAGATCTGATGCAAACTCATGATGCATTCCTAAGTACCCTTCGATCCCGCCTGACAAAATTGCAG GTGGTGAGGCATTTTTGGGAACGAAATGATATTAAAGGTGCCATCAGTGCCATCAGAAAACTGCCAGATCACGCG GTACAAGCAGACGTTATTAGTGTTCTCCTGGAGAAAATGGATATACTGACATTAGATCTCTTTTCGTGTTTGCTGCCTGTGCTACTGGGCTTACTTGATAGCAAAATTGAGAG GCATGCAAATGTGTCATTGGAGATGCTGTTGAAGCTAGTAGCAGTCTTTGGCCCAGTGATACGATCTACCATTTCAGCACCTCCAGCGGTCGGGGTCAATTTAGTGGCAGAGCAAAG GCTGGAATGCTGCAAACAATGTTTTATACACCTGCAAAAGATTCAGAAAATTCTCCCCGTCTTTGTAAG GAAGGGGGGTGTGCTGGCAAGATGTGCTAGAGAACTGAATCTAATTCTTCAAGAGTCGTGA
- the LOC126789401 gene encoding katanin p80 WD40 repeat-containing subunit B1 homolog KTN80.2-like isoform X3, giving the protein MAKRAYKLQEFVAHSDNINCLNIGKKACRLYVTGGDDHKVNLWTIGKPTALMSLTGHTSPVESVAFNSAEVLVLAGASTGATKIWDLEEAKMVRTLTGHRSSVSAVEFHPFGEFFASGSMDTNLKIWDIRKKGCIHTYKGHTQGISTIRFTPDGRWVVSGGFDNVVKVWDLTAGKLLHDFKFHEGHIRSIDFHPLEFLLATGSADRTVKFWDLETFELIGSTRPEPTGVRSITFHPDGRTIFSGSDDSLKVYSWEPVISHDSVDMGWSRLADLCIHDGKLLGCSYYRNSIGVWVADVSLIKPYGAGSTPEKNDCFDEKSHVKLQGIMEKVETGISGPGLRCMSPDYDSKEVKNIYVDSAGGKPITSQRINSSKVLPPLDLKETSAKKQIPAAGLIPKSNEKTVNKSLVMPNVVPRISPNVKDSANSGIESVAFSKTRRGMLLRPAHVRSPSNSKVDMEKLPLAVESLNFSSRTINLDDAGGLSSQIKSVSKDSDSESCKDKHSAIKSVEEKFEAVSSLKRPSDKETRNGSLNNSKESPVKVVNGGRTRTLVERFERRERFSSDDDQATGIIGPVIPECQATSVSCTVIPDDHASSISSPVMPEDQATSICSPVIHEMDKTFTVQREEPHISGRDMSSANNDPTEDLMQTHDAFLSTLRSRLTKLQVVRHFWERNDIKGAISAIRKLPDHAVQADVISVLLEKMDILTLDLFSCLLPVLLGLLDSKIERHANVSLEMLLKLVAVFGPVIRSTISAPPAVGVNLVAEQRLECCKQCFIHLQKIQKILPVFVRKGGVLARCARELNLILQES; this is encoded by the exons ATGGCGAAGCGTGCGTACAAGCTGC AGGAGTTTGTGGCGCATTCGGACAATATTAACTGTCTAAATATTGGGAAAAAGGCCTGCCGACTTTACGTCACAGGCGGTGATGATCACAAAGTCAATTTATGGACAATTGGCAAGCCTACTGCGTTAATG AGTCTCACTGGTCATACAAGTCCAGTTGAATCTGTAGCTTTTAATTCGGCTGAAGTTTTGGTGCTTGCTGGAGCTTCTACTGGCGCTACAAAAATATGGGATCTGGAGGAAGCAAAGA TGGTTCGCACACTTACTGGGCACAGGTCCAGCGTTTCTGCAGTTGAATTTCATCCATTTGGTGAGTTTTTTGCTTCTGGCTCCATGGACACTAATCTCAAGATCTGGGACATTAGAAAGAAGGGATGCATCCACACATACAAAGGTCATACTCAAGGCATTAGTACTATTAGATTCACTCCTGACGGTCGATGGGTTGTTTCTGGTGGGTTTGACAATGTTGTAAAG GTGTGGGATCTAACTGCCGGGAAGCTCTTGCATGATTTTAAATTCCATGAAGGACATATTCGGTCAATAGATTTTCATCCCCTTGAGTTTCTCTTGGCCACAG GCTCAGCAGACAGAACTGTGAAATTTTGGGATTTGGAAACTTTTGAACTGATTGGATCTACCAGGCCCGAG CCTACAGGAGTACGCTCAATTACTTTCCACCCTGATGGGAGGACAATATTTTCTGGATCGGACGACAGTTTGAAG GTGTATTCATGGGAGCCTGTAATATCTCATGATTCTGTTGATATGGGATGGTCAAGACTTGCTGACTTGTGCATTCATGATGGAAAGCTATTGGGATGCTCTTACTATCGAAATTCTATTGGAGTCTGGGTTGCAGACGTTTCG CTTATTAAGCCATATGGAGCTGGTTCAACACCTGAGAAAAATGACTGTTTCGATGAGAAATCTCATGTAAAGTTGCAAGGAATTATGGAGAAGGTAGAGACTGGTATTAGTGGTCCGGGGTTGCGCTGTATGTCTCCTGATTATGACTCAAAGGAAGTAAAGAACATATATGTTGATT CTGCAGGTGGAAAGCCAATTACCTCACAGAGAATTAATTCTTCAAAAGTCTTACCTCCATTGGATTTAAAGGAAACCAGTGCTAAGAAGCAGATTCCTGCAGCAGGGTTGATCCCAAAGTCTAATGAAAAGACGGTCAATAAATCCCTGGTTATGCCTAACGTCGTGCCCCGAATCAGTCCCAATGTAAAAGACTCGGCTAACTCTGGAATAGAATCTGTTGCATTTTCCAAAACTAGGCGTGGTATGTTGCTCAGACCAGCTCATGTGCGAAGCCCATCAAATAGCAAAGTTGACATGGAGAAACTGCCATTGGCCGTTGAGTCCCTAAATTTTAGCAGTAGGACGATTAACTTAGATGATGCAGGAGGTCTCAGTTCCCAAATCAAATCTGTATCAAAAGATAGTGATAGTGAGTCCTGTAAGGACAAGCATTCTGCAATCAAGAGTGTGGAAGAGAAATTTGAAGCAGTTTCATCACTGAAGAGGCCCTCTGATAAGGAAACCA GAAATGGATCCCTCAATAACAGCAAGGAAAGCCCTGTTAAAGTTGTCAATGGAG GAAGGACTCGCACCCTGGTTGAGAGATTTGAAAGGAGGGAGAGATTTAGTAGTGATGACGATCAAGCAACTGGCATAATTGGCCCAGTGATACCTGAATGTCAAGCGACCAGTGTATCTTGTACTGTGATACCTGATGATCACGCAAGTAGTATATCTAGTCCTGTGATGCCTGAAGATCAAGCAACTAGCATATGCAGTCCAGTGATACATGAAATGGACAAAACATTCACCGTGCAG CGAGAAGAACCTCATATTTCTGGGAGGGACATGTCATCTGCAAACAACGATCCTACTGAAGATCTGATGCAAACTCATGATGCATTCCTAAGTACCCTTCGATCCCGCCTGACAAAATTGCAG GTGGTGAGGCATTTTTGGGAACGAAATGATATTAAAGGTGCCATCAGTGCCATCAGAAAACTGCCAGATCACGCG GTACAAGCAGACGTTATTAGTGTTCTCCTGGAGAAAATGGATATACTGACATTAGATCTCTTTTCGTGTTTGCTGCCTGTGCTACTGGGCTTACTTGATAGCAAAATTGAGAG GCATGCAAATGTGTCATTGGAGATGCTGTTGAAGCTAGTAGCAGTCTTTGGCCCAGTGATACGATCTACCATTTCAGCACCTCCAGCGGTCGGGGTCAATTTAGTGGCAGAGCAAAG GCTGGAATGCTGCAAACAATGTTTTATACACCTGCAAAAGATTCAGAAAATTCTCCCCGTCTTTGTAAG GAAGGGGGGTGTGCTGGCAAGATGTGCTAGAGAACTGAATCTAATTCTTCAAGAGTCGTGA